The proteins below come from a single Oncorhynchus gorbuscha isolate QuinsamMale2020 ecotype Even-year linkage group LG12, OgorEven_v1.0, whole genome shotgun sequence genomic window:
- the LOC123991368 gene encoding WD repeat-containing protein 48-like isoform X2: protein MATHHRQNAAGRRKVQVSYVIRDEVEKYNRNGVNALQLDPALNRLFTAGRDSIIRIWSVNQHKDPYIASMEHHTDWVNDIVLCCNGKTLISASSDTTVKVWNAHKGFCMSTLRTHKDYVKALAYAKDKELVASAGLDRQIFLWDVNTLTALTASNNTVTTSSLSGNKDSIYSLAMNQMGTVIVSGSTEKVLRVWDPRTCAKLMKLKGHTDNVKSLLLNRDGTQCLSGSSDGTIRLWSLGQQRCIATYRVHDEGVWALQVNEAFTHVYSGGRDRKIYCTDLRNPELRMLICEEKAPVLKMELDRSADPPTALWVSTTKSTVNKWSLKGIHNFRASGDYDNDCTTPLTPLCTQPEQVVKGGASIIQCHILNDKRHILTKDTNNNVAYWDILKACKGEDLGKMEFDEEIKKRFKMVYVPNWFSVDLKTGMLTITLDESDCFAAWVSAKDAGFSSPDGADPKLNLGGLLLQALLEYWPRTHVNPMDEETEMNHVNGEHESRIQKGNGYFHVPPHTPVIFGEAGGRTLFRLLCRDSGGETESMLLNETVPQWVIDITVDKNMPKFNKIPFYLQPHSSSGAKTLKKDRLSASDMLQVRKVMEHVYEKIINLDNESQTGASGNNDKPSEQQKEEEDVAVLAEEKIELLCQDQVLDPNMDLRTVKHFIWKSGGDLTLHYRQKST from the exons ATGGCGACTCATCACAGGCAGAATGCTGCTGGGCGGAGAAAAGTCCAG GTATCCTATGTGATTAGGGATGAGGTGGAGAAGTATAACCGCAATGGGGTGAACGCCCTGCAGCTCGACCCGGCATTGAACCGCCTCTTCACAGCTGGCCGAGACTCCATCATTAGGATATGGAGCGTCAACCAGCACAAG GACCCGTACATTGCATCGATGGAACACCACACGGACTGGGTCAATGACATCGTCCTCTGTTGCAATGGGAAGACAT TGATATCTGCTTCCTCAGACACCACAGTGAAAGTCTGGAATGCGCATAAGGGATTCTGCATGTCCACATTGCGAACACACAAG GACTATGTCAAAGCCTTAGCCTATGCCAAGGACAAGGAGTTGGTGGCCTCAGCGGGGCTGGACAGACAGATCTTCCTATGGGACGTCAACACACTAACAGCACTGACTGCCTCCAATAACACTGTCACCA CCTCCTCGCTGAGTGGGAACAAAGACTCCATTTACAGTCTGGCTATGAATCAGATGGGCACCGTCATAGTGTCAGGGTCCACTGAAAAG GTACTGAGAGTTTGGGATCCTCGAACCTGTGCCAAACTGATGAAGTTGAAAGGCCACACTGACAACGTCAAATCATTACTGCTAAACAGGGATGGCACTCAG TGTCTCTCGGGCAGCTCAGACGGGACCATCCGGTTGTGGTCGCTGGGGCAGCAGCGGTGCATCGCCACCTACCGGGTGCACGATGAGGGTGTATGGGCCCTACAGGTCAACGAGGCCTTCACGCATGTCTACTCTGGTGGCCGTGACCGCAAGATCTACTGCACTGACCTGAGGAACCCAGAGCTCCGTATGCTCATCTGTGAGGAGAAGGCCCCCGTCCTCAAG ATGGAGCTGGACCGCTCAGCTGACCCCCCCACGGCCCTCTGGGTCTCCACCACCAAGTCCACCGTCAACAAATGG TCTCTGAAGGGCATTCACAATTTCCGAGCATCTGGAGATTACGACAACGACTGCACTACTCCCCTGACGCCTCTCTGCACACAGCCCGAGCAGGTGGTTAAAG GCGGAGCCAGCATTATTCAGTGCCACATTCTGAATGACAAGAGACATATACTAACCAAAGATACCAACAACAACGTTGCATACTGGGATATTTTAAAG GCGTGTAAAGGGGAAGACCTGGGAAAGATGGAGTTCGACGAAGAGATTAAAAAGAGGTTTAAAATGGTGTATGTGCCAAACTGGTTCTCTGTGGATCTTAAGACTGGG ATGTTGACCATCACGCTGGATGAGAGTGACTGCTTTGCCGCGTGGGTGTCGGCCAAGGATGCAGGCTTCTCCAGCCCTGATGGGGCTGATCCCAAAT TGAACCTGGGTGGACTGCTGCTGCAGGCCTTACTGGAGTATTGGCCCCGGACACACGTCAACCCTATGGATGAAGAAACCGAGATGAACCACG tgaacGGGGAGCATGAGAGCAGGATACAGAAAGGTAATGGCTACTTCCATGTTCCCCCTCACACGCCAGTCATCTTtggagaggcagggggaaggaCCCTGTTCAG GTTGTTGTGTCGAGACTCAGGTGGTGAAACTGAGTCCATGTTGCTCAACGAGACCGTGCCACAGTGGGTCATTGACATTACCGTGGAT AAAAATATGCCCAAATTCAACAAAATCCCATTCTACCTCCAGCCTCATTCTTCCTCCGGTGCAAAAACCTTAAAGAA GGACCGTCTGTCGGCCAGCGACATGCTCCAGGTGAGGAAGGTGATGGAACACGTATATGAGAAGATCATAAACCTGGACAACGAGTCTCAGACAGGGGCCTCGGGGAACAACGACAAGCCCAGCGAGcagcagaaggaggaggaggacgtgGCCGTGCTGGCCGAGGAGAAGATTGAGCTGCTCTGTCAGGATCAG GTATTGGATCCCAACATGGACCTGCGGACGGTCAAGCATTTTATCTGGAAGAGTGGCGGAGACCTAACCCTTCACTACCGGCAGAAGTCCACGTGA
- the LOC123991368 gene encoding WD repeat-containing protein 48-like isoform X1, which translates to MATHHRQNAAGRRKVQVSYVIRDEVEKYNRNGVNALQLDPALNRLFTAGRDSIIRIWSVNQHKQDPYIASMEHHTDWVNDIVLCCNGKTLISASSDTTVKVWNAHKGFCMSTLRTHKDYVKALAYAKDKELVASAGLDRQIFLWDVNTLTALTASNNTVTTSSLSGNKDSIYSLAMNQMGTVIVSGSTEKVLRVWDPRTCAKLMKLKGHTDNVKSLLLNRDGTQCLSGSSDGTIRLWSLGQQRCIATYRVHDEGVWALQVNEAFTHVYSGGRDRKIYCTDLRNPELRMLICEEKAPVLKMELDRSADPPTALWVSTTKSTVNKWSLKGIHNFRASGDYDNDCTTPLTPLCTQPEQVVKGGASIIQCHILNDKRHILTKDTNNNVAYWDILKACKGEDLGKMEFDEEIKKRFKMVYVPNWFSVDLKTGMLTITLDESDCFAAWVSAKDAGFSSPDGADPKLNLGGLLLQALLEYWPRTHVNPMDEETEMNHVNGEHESRIQKGNGYFHVPPHTPVIFGEAGGRTLFRLLCRDSGGETESMLLNETVPQWVIDITVDKNMPKFNKIPFYLQPHSSSGAKTLKKDRLSASDMLQVRKVMEHVYEKIINLDNESQTGASGNNDKPSEQQKEEEDVAVLAEEKIELLCQDQVLDPNMDLRTVKHFIWKSGGDLTLHYRQKST; encoded by the exons ATGGCGACTCATCACAGGCAGAATGCTGCTGGGCGGAGAAAAGTCCAG GTATCCTATGTGATTAGGGATGAGGTGGAGAAGTATAACCGCAATGGGGTGAACGCCCTGCAGCTCGACCCGGCATTGAACCGCCTCTTCACAGCTGGCCGAGACTCCATCATTAGGATATGGAGCGTCAACCAGCACAAG CAGGACCCGTACATTGCATCGATGGAACACCACACGGACTGGGTCAATGACATCGTCCTCTGTTGCAATGGGAAGACAT TGATATCTGCTTCCTCAGACACCACAGTGAAAGTCTGGAATGCGCATAAGGGATTCTGCATGTCCACATTGCGAACACACAAG GACTATGTCAAAGCCTTAGCCTATGCCAAGGACAAGGAGTTGGTGGCCTCAGCGGGGCTGGACAGACAGATCTTCCTATGGGACGTCAACACACTAACAGCACTGACTGCCTCCAATAACACTGTCACCA CCTCCTCGCTGAGTGGGAACAAAGACTCCATTTACAGTCTGGCTATGAATCAGATGGGCACCGTCATAGTGTCAGGGTCCACTGAAAAG GTACTGAGAGTTTGGGATCCTCGAACCTGTGCCAAACTGATGAAGTTGAAAGGCCACACTGACAACGTCAAATCATTACTGCTAAACAGGGATGGCACTCAG TGTCTCTCGGGCAGCTCAGACGGGACCATCCGGTTGTGGTCGCTGGGGCAGCAGCGGTGCATCGCCACCTACCGGGTGCACGATGAGGGTGTATGGGCCCTACAGGTCAACGAGGCCTTCACGCATGTCTACTCTGGTGGCCGTGACCGCAAGATCTACTGCACTGACCTGAGGAACCCAGAGCTCCGTATGCTCATCTGTGAGGAGAAGGCCCCCGTCCTCAAG ATGGAGCTGGACCGCTCAGCTGACCCCCCCACGGCCCTCTGGGTCTCCACCACCAAGTCCACCGTCAACAAATGG TCTCTGAAGGGCATTCACAATTTCCGAGCATCTGGAGATTACGACAACGACTGCACTACTCCCCTGACGCCTCTCTGCACACAGCCCGAGCAGGTGGTTAAAG GCGGAGCCAGCATTATTCAGTGCCACATTCTGAATGACAAGAGACATATACTAACCAAAGATACCAACAACAACGTTGCATACTGGGATATTTTAAAG GCGTGTAAAGGGGAAGACCTGGGAAAGATGGAGTTCGACGAAGAGATTAAAAAGAGGTTTAAAATGGTGTATGTGCCAAACTGGTTCTCTGTGGATCTTAAGACTGGG ATGTTGACCATCACGCTGGATGAGAGTGACTGCTTTGCCGCGTGGGTGTCGGCCAAGGATGCAGGCTTCTCCAGCCCTGATGGGGCTGATCCCAAAT TGAACCTGGGTGGACTGCTGCTGCAGGCCTTACTGGAGTATTGGCCCCGGACACACGTCAACCCTATGGATGAAGAAACCGAGATGAACCACG tgaacGGGGAGCATGAGAGCAGGATACAGAAAGGTAATGGCTACTTCCATGTTCCCCCTCACACGCCAGTCATCTTtggagaggcagggggaaggaCCCTGTTCAG GTTGTTGTGTCGAGACTCAGGTGGTGAAACTGAGTCCATGTTGCTCAACGAGACCGTGCCACAGTGGGTCATTGACATTACCGTGGAT AAAAATATGCCCAAATTCAACAAAATCCCATTCTACCTCCAGCCTCATTCTTCCTCCGGTGCAAAAACCTTAAAGAA GGACCGTCTGTCGGCCAGCGACATGCTCCAGGTGAGGAAGGTGATGGAACACGTATATGAGAAGATCATAAACCTGGACAACGAGTCTCAGACAGGGGCCTCGGGGAACAACGACAAGCCCAGCGAGcagcagaaggaggaggaggacgtgGCCGTGCTGGCCGAGGAGAAGATTGAGCTGCTCTGTCAGGATCAG GTATTGGATCCCAACATGGACCTGCGGACGGTCAAGCATTTTATCTGGAAGAGTGGCGGAGACCTAACCCTTCACTACCGGCAGAAGTCCACGTGA
- the LOC123991368 gene encoding WD repeat-containing protein 48-like isoform X3, giving the protein MEHHTDWVNDIVLCCNGKTLISASSDTTVKVWNAHKGFCMSTLRTHKDYVKALAYAKDKELVASAGLDRQIFLWDVNTLTALTASNNTVTTSSLSGNKDSIYSLAMNQMGTVIVSGSTEKVLRVWDPRTCAKLMKLKGHTDNVKSLLLNRDGTQCLSGSSDGTIRLWSLGQQRCIATYRVHDEGVWALQVNEAFTHVYSGGRDRKIYCTDLRNPELRMLICEEKAPVLKMELDRSADPPTALWVSTTKSTVNKWSLKGIHNFRASGDYDNDCTTPLTPLCTQPEQVVKGGASIIQCHILNDKRHILTKDTNNNVAYWDILKACKGEDLGKMEFDEEIKKRFKMVYVPNWFSVDLKTGMLTITLDESDCFAAWVSAKDAGFSSPDGADPKLNLGGLLLQALLEYWPRTHVNPMDEETEMNHVNGEHESRIQKGNGYFHVPPHTPVIFGEAGGRTLFRLLCRDSGGETESMLLNETVPQWVIDITVDKNMPKFNKIPFYLQPHSSSGAKTLKKDRLSASDMLQVRKVMEHVYEKIINLDNESQTGASGNNDKPSEQQKEEEDVAVLAEEKIELLCQDQVLDPNMDLRTVKHFIWKSGGDLTLHYRQKST; this is encoded by the exons ATGGAACACCACACGGACTGGGTCAATGACATCGTCCTCTGTTGCAATGGGAAGACAT TGATATCTGCTTCCTCAGACACCACAGTGAAAGTCTGGAATGCGCATAAGGGATTCTGCATGTCCACATTGCGAACACACAAG GACTATGTCAAAGCCTTAGCCTATGCCAAGGACAAGGAGTTGGTGGCCTCAGCGGGGCTGGACAGACAGATCTTCCTATGGGACGTCAACACACTAACAGCACTGACTGCCTCCAATAACACTGTCACCA CCTCCTCGCTGAGTGGGAACAAAGACTCCATTTACAGTCTGGCTATGAATCAGATGGGCACCGTCATAGTGTCAGGGTCCACTGAAAAG GTACTGAGAGTTTGGGATCCTCGAACCTGTGCCAAACTGATGAAGTTGAAAGGCCACACTGACAACGTCAAATCATTACTGCTAAACAGGGATGGCACTCAG TGTCTCTCGGGCAGCTCAGACGGGACCATCCGGTTGTGGTCGCTGGGGCAGCAGCGGTGCATCGCCACCTACCGGGTGCACGATGAGGGTGTATGGGCCCTACAGGTCAACGAGGCCTTCACGCATGTCTACTCTGGTGGCCGTGACCGCAAGATCTACTGCACTGACCTGAGGAACCCAGAGCTCCGTATGCTCATCTGTGAGGAGAAGGCCCCCGTCCTCAAG ATGGAGCTGGACCGCTCAGCTGACCCCCCCACGGCCCTCTGGGTCTCCACCACCAAGTCCACCGTCAACAAATGG TCTCTGAAGGGCATTCACAATTTCCGAGCATCTGGAGATTACGACAACGACTGCACTACTCCCCTGACGCCTCTCTGCACACAGCCCGAGCAGGTGGTTAAAG GCGGAGCCAGCATTATTCAGTGCCACATTCTGAATGACAAGAGACATATACTAACCAAAGATACCAACAACAACGTTGCATACTGGGATATTTTAAAG GCGTGTAAAGGGGAAGACCTGGGAAAGATGGAGTTCGACGAAGAGATTAAAAAGAGGTTTAAAATGGTGTATGTGCCAAACTGGTTCTCTGTGGATCTTAAGACTGGG ATGTTGACCATCACGCTGGATGAGAGTGACTGCTTTGCCGCGTGGGTGTCGGCCAAGGATGCAGGCTTCTCCAGCCCTGATGGGGCTGATCCCAAAT TGAACCTGGGTGGACTGCTGCTGCAGGCCTTACTGGAGTATTGGCCCCGGACACACGTCAACCCTATGGATGAAGAAACCGAGATGAACCACG tgaacGGGGAGCATGAGAGCAGGATACAGAAAGGTAATGGCTACTTCCATGTTCCCCCTCACACGCCAGTCATCTTtggagaggcagggggaaggaCCCTGTTCAG GTTGTTGTGTCGAGACTCAGGTGGTGAAACTGAGTCCATGTTGCTCAACGAGACCGTGCCACAGTGGGTCATTGACATTACCGTGGAT AAAAATATGCCCAAATTCAACAAAATCCCATTCTACCTCCAGCCTCATTCTTCCTCCGGTGCAAAAACCTTAAAGAA GGACCGTCTGTCGGCCAGCGACATGCTCCAGGTGAGGAAGGTGATGGAACACGTATATGAGAAGATCATAAACCTGGACAACGAGTCTCAGACAGGGGCCTCGGGGAACAACGACAAGCCCAGCGAGcagcagaaggaggaggaggacgtgGCCGTGCTGGCCGAGGAGAAGATTGAGCTGCTCTGTCAGGATCAG GTATTGGATCCCAACATGGACCTGCGGACGGTCAAGCATTTTATCTGGAAGAGTGGCGGAGACCTAACCCTTCACTACCGGCAGAAGTCCACGTGA